A stretch of Leisingera sp. S132 DNA encodes these proteins:
- a CDS encoding GNAT family N-acetyltransferase produces MQIREFRPKDAAALAQIFHAAVHGIGARDYSPEQLRAWSPEPAPAEVWASRAADGRRVFVAADGPEDQPQAFIELEMDGHINCFYCHPQAAGTGTGAALYERLEAEARSLGLRSLNVEASEAARRFFLRQGFAVETRREIERRGVALHNYRMIKLLSG; encoded by the coding sequence ATGCAGATCAGAGAGTTCCGTCCCAAGGACGCCGCAGCGCTGGCGCAGATCTTTCATGCTGCGGTGCATGGCATCGGCGCCCGGGACTACAGCCCTGAACAGCTGCGCGCCTGGAGCCCGGAACCCGCCCCGGCAGAGGTCTGGGCCAGCCGTGCCGCGGATGGCCGCCGGGTCTTTGTCGCCGCGGATGGGCCGGAGGACCAGCCCCAGGCCTTTATTGAACTGGAGATGGACGGCCATATCAACTGTTTCTACTGCCACCCGCAGGCAGCCGGCACCGGCACAGGTGCCGCGCTTTATGAACGGCTGGAGGCCGAAGCCCGCAGCCTAGGCCTCAGGTCGCTTAATGTGGAGGCCAGCGAAGCCGCCCGGCGGTTCTTCCTGCGCCAGGGCTTTGCGGTTGAAACCCGGCGCGAAATCGAACGCCGCGGTGTTGCCTTGCATAACTACCGGATGATCAAGCTGCTTAGCGGCTGA